A window of Pectinophora gossypiella chromosome 12, ilPecGoss1.1, whole genome shotgun sequence contains these coding sequences:
- the LOC126371148 gene encoding mucin-5AC-like isoform X6: protein MEKFWAVLLMVIAILYLEVDGSAIDPNGITVRSLCKRHALQNGQYKGGWRKGFCHLIPSTSHSSPSSKATEPSKVVLPTHTSTPSVKSRTAPVPVQQTGIHNASSSKYTRQYAVVVTKPSKVVKKTKTHFSTVTATSGSSKDKEFTQILTRIASEVNNLITSKPITNKSYNLHDQNVFKSNKSEKKNTTTATSASTKLKRINQILTKSLLKMTDRITMKPVSNSTHGFLVDNMLNKNASEKNNTRKKMDNTILDNSKLTNDELVIAPMMVSKDGRENNEATDDTTSVTKPSSKKKSCVHQCMYSMSFEFDPVCGNDGITYPNPSWLLCFQICGVSTKFHSRGRCSAYVTRAIIPNFVTPSTIISSTITASEVEACISKCAMRKELKPLCGSDSVTYSNPERLMCAQTCGVDVKLLYQGACTSNKLLQKRQTSNAVYLKPSTSVDQCISHCMVMPDNEPVCGTNGVTYKNIGLLTCVKNCGLDVSLQSQGRCSSQPPTPKPMPTPAPTPAPKPTPPPKPTPLPKPTPPPKPTPPPKPTPPPKPTPPPKPTPPPKPTPTPMPTPKPTPTPAPSPTTQSSAVIRNCINNCPVTQEYNPVCGTDGVTYNNIGKLTCAQRCGVDVTLLRQQPCPKPTTKTPVVDPVTPTEAPPVTTKSPIVIRNCINNCPVTQEYNPVCGTDGVTYNNIGKLTCAQRCGVDVTLVRRQPCPKPTAKTPVVDPVTPTGAPPLTTKSPILIRNCINNCPVTQEYNPVCGTDGVTYNNIGKLTCAQLCGVDVTLSIRTPCPRKLAIRSTSLEMEKDTETFTNEPDVSISTANMVIIDCIRHCDATKEYNPVCGTDGVTYPNSDLLDCARRCGIDVNPLSKGPCSSISTIRPSVPFENDNDPVFPTAEPDVSSSTANMVIRDCIGHCDATKEYNPVCGTDGVTYPNPSLLVCAQECGVDVNRHSEGPCSSISTIRPSVPFENDNDPIAPTAEPDVSSSTANMVISDCIRHCDATKEYNPVCGTDGVTYPNPGLLVCAQECGVDVNRHSEGPCSSISTISPSVPFENDNDPVAATAEPKVSSSTANIVIRDCIRFCDASKEYNPVCGTDGVTYSNPDLLDCARRCGVDVSLQSKGPCPSKSTLEEEIDSLKSIISKLTSAVELRECIRKCPVTSEYNPVCGTDGVTYNNPGRLLCVSYCGLGVSVRALGPCPVTPPIPSTPDTITKSPAEISRCMRYCPVTSEFNPVCGTDGVTYSNPGRLLCASDCGAVVKQIAQGPCLARPPTTPIPIDEEKDPSKTTNTPDITTKSPAEISRCMRYCPVTSEFNPVCGTDGVTYSNPGRLLCASDCGAVVKQIAQGPCLARPPTTPTPIEEEKDPSKTTNTPDITTKSPAEISRCMRYCPVTSEFNPVCGTDGVTYSNPGRLLCASDCGADVKQKSRGPCLAVFTTTSTMKPDVCYPCE, encoded by the exons ATGGAGAAATTTTGGGCTGTATTGTTGATGGTTATCG CGATTTTGTATTTAGAAGTTGATGGTTCGGCGATAGATCCAAATGGTATAACTGTCCGTAGTTTATGTAAACGACACGCTTTACAAAATGGCCAATATAAAGGAGGATGGAGAAAAGGTTTTTGTCATTTAATTCCGAGTACATCACATTCAAGTCCATCAAGTAAAGCTACAGAACCTTCAAAGGTAGTATTACCTACTCACACAAGCACACCATCTGTTAAAAGTCGTACTGCACCAGTTCCTGTACAACAAACAGGCATACATAATGCATCTTCAAGCAAATATACACGCCAATATGCAGTAGTTGTAACTAAACCAAGTAAAGttgttaaaaaaactaaaacacatttttcaacCGTGACTGCTACATCTGGTTCATCGAAGGATAAAGAGTTTACCCAAATATTAACGAGGATAGCATCCGAAGTGAATAATCTAATTACGTCTAAGCCGATTACAAACAAAAGTTACAATTTACATGATCAGAATGTTTTTAAGAGTAATAAATCAGAAAAGAAGAATACCACAACTGCTACATCTGCTTCAACAAAACTTAAACGGATAAACCAAATATTAACAAAGTCTTTATTAAAAATGACTGATCGAATTACAATGAAACCGGTTTCAAACAGCACTCACGGTTTCCTTGTTGATAATATGTTGAATAAAAACGcatcagaaaaaaataataccagAAAGAAAATGGACAATACCATTCTAGATAATTCAAAATTGACGAATGACGAACTTGTGATTGCGCCTATGATGGTTTCGAAAGATGGTCGTGAGAATAATGAGGCAACAGATGATACTACATcagt GACTAAACCAAGCAGTAAGAAAAAGAGCTGCGTCCACCAATGTATGTATTCAATGTCATTTGAGTTCGATCCAGTATGTGGAAATGATGGCATCACCTACCCTAATCCGTCGTGGCTACTTTGCTTTCAAATATGCGGAGTCA GTACCAAATTCCATTCTAGAGGTCGTTGCTCAGCGTACGTTACCCGTGCAATTATACCAAATTTTGTAACGCCTTCAACTATTAT TTCTAGCACGATAACAGCATCCGAGGTCGAGGCATGTATTAGCAAGTGTGCTATGAGGAAAGAGCTGAAACCTTTATGCGGCTCTGATAGCGTGACTTACTCCAACCCTGAACGGCTGATGTGCGCACAAACCTGCGGTGTTG ATGTCAAGTTGTTGTATCAAGGAGCGTGCACTTCAAACAAATTGCTGCAGAAGAGACAAACATCAAATGCGGT GTATCTGAAGCCGTCCACTTCAGTGGACCAGTGCATCAGCCATTGTATGGTAATGCCTGACAATGAGCCTGTGTGTGGCACCAACGGTGTCACTTACAAAAACATTGGATTACTGACCTGCGTCAAAAACTGCGGCCTGG ACGTAAGTTTGCAGTCACAAGGGCGTTGCTCTTCGCAGCCACCAACACCTAAGCCTATGCCTACACCTGCACCTACTCCTGCACCTAAACCTACACCACCACCTAAACCTACACCACTACCTAAACCTACACCACCACCTAAACCTACACCACCACCTAAACCTACACCACCACCTAAACCTACACCACCACCTAAACCTACACCACCACCTAAACCTACACCTACTCCTATGCCTACACCTAAACCGACACCTACTCCAGCACCTAGCCC TACTACACAATCTTCTGCTGTGATAAGAAATTGTATCAACAACTGTCCCGTGACACAAGAGTACAACCCTGTGTGTGGCACTGACGGTGTGACATACAACAACATCGGTAAACTGACCTGTGCACAGCGGTGTGGTGTTG ATGTAACACTGTTAAGACAACAACCTTGTCCTAAACCGACAACGAAAACTCCGGTTGTGGATCCCGTGACGCCTACAGAAGCGCCTCCtgt GACTACGAAGTCCCCTATCGTGATAAGAAATTGTATCAACAACTGTCCCGTTACACAAGAGTACAACCCTGTGTGCGGTACTGACGGTGTGACATACAATAACATCGGGAAACTGACCTGTGCACAGCGGTGTGGTGTTG ATGTGACATTGGTGAGACGACAACCTTGTCCTAAACCGACAGCGAAAACTCCGGTTGTGGATCCTGTAACGCCTACAGGGGCACCTCcttt GACTACGAAGTCCCCTATCCTGATAAGAAATTGTATCAACAACTGTCCCGTGACACAAGAGTACAACCCTGTGTGTGGCACTGACGGTGTGACATACAACAACATCGGAAAACTGACCTGTGCGCAGTTGTGTGGTGTTG ATGTCACACTATCGATACGAACACCGTGTCCTCGTAAGCTTGCAATTAGATCTACCTCTCTAGAAATGGAAAAAGATACAGAAACGTTTACAAATGAGCCCGATGT TAGCATTTCGACGGCCAACATGGTGATTATAGACTGTATCCGACATTGTGATGCCACGAAGGAGTATAACCCTGTGTGTGGCACTGACGGAGTCACATACCCTAACTCTGACTTGCTAGACTGTGCTCGTAGATGTGGCATAG ACGTCAACCCGCTTTCGAAAGGACCCTGCTCTTCCATATCAACAATCAGACCATCTGTTCCATTCGAGAATGACAACGATCCAGTATTTCCCACTGCGGAACCTGATGT TAGCAGTTCGACGGCCAATATGGTGATCAGAGACTGTATCGGACATTGTGATGCCACGAAAGAGTACAATCCTGTGTGCGGCACTGACGGAGTCACATACCCTAATCCTAGCTTACTTGTCTGTGCTCAGGAATGTGGCGTGG ACGTCAACCGTCACTCGGAAGGACCCTGCTCTTCCATATCAACAATCAGACCATCTGTTCCATTCGAGAACGACAACGATCCAATAGCTCCCACTGCAGAACCCGATGT caGCAGTTCGACGGCTAATATGGTGATTAGTGACTGTATCCGACATTGTGATGCCACGAAGGAGTACAATCCTGTGTGTGGCACTGACGGGGTCACGTACCCTAATCCTGGCTTGCTTGTCTGTGCTCAGGAATGTGGCGTGG ACGTCAACCGGCACTCGGAAGGACCCTGCTCTTCCATATCAACAATCAGTCCATCTGTTCCATTCGAGAATGACAACGATCCAGTAGCTGCCACTGCTGAACCTAAAGT CAGCAGTTCGACAGCCAACATCGTGATTAGAGATTGCATCCGCTTTTGTGATGCTTCAAAGGAATATAACCCTGTGTGCGGCACTGACGGGGTCACATACTCTAATCCTGACTTGTTAGACTGTGCTCGGAGATGTGGCGTGG ACGTCAGCCTGCAGTCAAAAGGACCTTGTCCTTCCAAATCTACCCTTGAAGAAGAAATAGATTCATTAAAATCAAT TATTTCTAAATTGACATCAGCTGTAGAACTAAGAGAGTGTATCCGCAAGTGTCCCGTGACGTCAGAGTACAACCCTGTGTGTGGCACTGACGGCGTGACGTACAACAATCCTGGTCGACTGCTCTGTGTTAGTTACTGCGGTttag GTGTGAGTGTGAGGGCGCTAGGACCTTGTCCAGTTACGCCACCTATTCCGTCAACACCTGACAC AATTACAAAGTCCCCTGCGGAGATATCTCGATGCATGCGCTACTGTCCCGTGACGTCAGAGTTCAACCCTGTGTGCGGCACTGACGGTGTCACGTACAGTAACCCCGGTCGACTGCTCTGTGCTAGCGACTGCGGTGCGG ttgTGAAGCAGATAGCGCAAGGGCCTTGCCTAGCCAGGCCACCCACTACGCCAATCCCAATCGACGAAGAAAAGGACCCGTCAAAAACCACAAACACACCTGACAT AACTACGAAATCCCCTGCGGAGATATCTCGATGCATGCGCTACTGTCCCGTGACATCAGAGTTCAACCCTGTGTGCGGCACTGACGGTGTCACGTACAGTAACCCCGGTCGACTGCTCTGTGCTAGCGACTGCGGTGCGG ttgTGAAGCAGATAGCGCAAGGGCCTTGCCTAGCCAGGCCACCCACTACGCCAACCCCAATCGAAGAAGAAAAGGACCCTTCAAAAACCACCAACACACCTGACAT AACTACGAAGTCCCCTGCGGAGATATCTCGATGCATGCGCTACTGTCCCGTGACGTCAGAGTTCAACCCTGTGTGCGGCACTGACGGTGTCACGTACAGTAACCCCGGTCGACTGCTCTGTGCTAGCGACTGCGGTGCGG ATGTGAAGCAGAAATCTCGGGGGCCTTGTCTTGCGGTGTTCACGACAACATCGACTATGAAACCTGATGT atGTTACCCTTGTGAGTGA
- the LOC126371148 gene encoding mucin-5AC-like isoform X2 has protein sequence MEKFWAVLLMVIAILYLEVDGSAIDPNGITVRSLCKRHALQNGQYKGGWRKGFCHLIPSTSHSSPSSKATEPSKVVLPTHTSTPSVKSRTAPVPVQQTGIHNASSSKYTRQYAVVVTKPSKVVKKTKTHFSTVTATSGSSKDKEFTQILTRIASEVNNLITSKPITNKSYNLHDQNVFKSNKSEKKNTTTATSASTKLKRINQILTKSLLKMTDRITMKPVSNSTHGFLVDNMLNKNASEKNNTRKKMDNTILDNSKLTNDELVIAPMMVSKDGRENNEATDDTTSVTKPSSKKKSCVHQCMYSMSFEFDPVCGNDGITYPNPSWLLCFQICGVSTKFHSRGRCSAYVTRAIIPNFVTPSTIISSTITASEVEACISKCAMRKELKPLCGSDSVTYSNPERLMCAQTCGVDVKLLYQGACTSNKLLQKRQTSNAVYLKPSTSVDQCISHCMVMPDNEPVCGTNGVTYKNIGLLTCVKNCGLDVSLQSQGRCSSQPPTPKPMPTPAPTPAPKPTPPPKPTPLPKPTPPPKPTPPPKPTPPPKPTPPPKPTPPPKPTPTPMPTPKPTPTPAPSPTTQSSAVIRNCINNCPVTQEYNPVCGTDGVTYNNIGKLTCAQRCGVDVTLLRQQPCPKPTTKTPVVDPVTPTEAPPVTTKSPILIRNCINNCPVTQEYNPVCGTDGVTYNNIGKLTCAQLCGVDVTLSIRTPCPRKLAIRSTSLEMEKDTETFTNEPDVSISTANMVIIDCIRHCDATKEYNPVCGTDGVTYPNSDLLDCARRCGIDVNPLSKGPCSSISTIRPSVPFENDNDPVFPTAEPDVSSSTANMVIRDCIGHCDATKEYNPVCGTDGVTYPNPSLLVCAQECGVDVNRHSEGPCSSISTIRPSVPFENDNDPIAPTAEPDVSSSTANMVISDCIRHCDATKEYNPVCGTDGVTYPNPGLLVCAQECGVDVNRHSEGPCSSISTISPSVPFENDNDPVAATAEPKVSSSTANIVIRDCIRFCDASKEYNPVCGTDGVTYSNPDLLDCARRCGVDVSLQSKGPCPSKSTLEEEIDSLKSIISKLTSAVELRECIRKCPVTSEYNPVCGTDGVTYNNPGRLLCVSYCGLGVSVRALGPCPVTPPIPSTPDTITKSPAEISRCMRYCPVTSEFNPVCGTDGVTYSNPGRLLCASDCGAVVKQIAQGPCLARPPTTPIPIDEEKDPSKTTNTPDITTKSPAEISRCMRYCPVTSEFNPVCGTDGVTYSNPGRLLCASDCGAVVKQIAQGPCLARPPTTPTPIEEEKDPSKTTNTPDITTKSPAEISRCMRYCPVTSEFNPVCGTDGVTYSNPGRLLCASDCGAVVKQIAQGPCLARPPTTPTPIEEEKDPSKTTNTPDITTKSPAEISRCMRYCPVTSEFNPVCGTDGVTYSNPGRLLCASDCGADVKQKSRGPCLAVFTTTSTMKPDVCYPCE, from the exons ATGGAGAAATTTTGGGCTGTATTGTTGATGGTTATCG CGATTTTGTATTTAGAAGTTGATGGTTCGGCGATAGATCCAAATGGTATAACTGTCCGTAGTTTATGTAAACGACACGCTTTACAAAATGGCCAATATAAAGGAGGATGGAGAAAAGGTTTTTGTCATTTAATTCCGAGTACATCACATTCAAGTCCATCAAGTAAAGCTACAGAACCTTCAAAGGTAGTATTACCTACTCACACAAGCACACCATCTGTTAAAAGTCGTACTGCACCAGTTCCTGTACAACAAACAGGCATACATAATGCATCTTCAAGCAAATATACACGCCAATATGCAGTAGTTGTAACTAAACCAAGTAAAGttgttaaaaaaactaaaacacatttttcaacCGTGACTGCTACATCTGGTTCATCGAAGGATAAAGAGTTTACCCAAATATTAACGAGGATAGCATCCGAAGTGAATAATCTAATTACGTCTAAGCCGATTACAAACAAAAGTTACAATTTACATGATCAGAATGTTTTTAAGAGTAATAAATCAGAAAAGAAGAATACCACAACTGCTACATCTGCTTCAACAAAACTTAAACGGATAAACCAAATATTAACAAAGTCTTTATTAAAAATGACTGATCGAATTACAATGAAACCGGTTTCAAACAGCACTCACGGTTTCCTTGTTGATAATATGTTGAATAAAAACGcatcagaaaaaaataataccagAAAGAAAATGGACAATACCATTCTAGATAATTCAAAATTGACGAATGACGAACTTGTGATTGCGCCTATGATGGTTTCGAAAGATGGTCGTGAGAATAATGAGGCAACAGATGATACTACATcagt GACTAAACCAAGCAGTAAGAAAAAGAGCTGCGTCCACCAATGTATGTATTCAATGTCATTTGAGTTCGATCCAGTATGTGGAAATGATGGCATCACCTACCCTAATCCGTCGTGGCTACTTTGCTTTCAAATATGCGGAGTCA GTACCAAATTCCATTCTAGAGGTCGTTGCTCAGCGTACGTTACCCGTGCAATTATACCAAATTTTGTAACGCCTTCAACTATTAT TTCTAGCACGATAACAGCATCCGAGGTCGAGGCATGTATTAGCAAGTGTGCTATGAGGAAAGAGCTGAAACCTTTATGCGGCTCTGATAGCGTGACTTACTCCAACCCTGAACGGCTGATGTGCGCACAAACCTGCGGTGTTG ATGTCAAGTTGTTGTATCAAGGAGCGTGCACTTCAAACAAATTGCTGCAGAAGAGACAAACATCAAATGCGGT GTATCTGAAGCCGTCCACTTCAGTGGACCAGTGCATCAGCCATTGTATGGTAATGCCTGACAATGAGCCTGTGTGTGGCACCAACGGTGTCACTTACAAAAACATTGGATTACTGACCTGCGTCAAAAACTGCGGCCTGG ACGTAAGTTTGCAGTCACAAGGGCGTTGCTCTTCGCAGCCACCAACACCTAAGCCTATGCCTACACCTGCACCTACTCCTGCACCTAAACCTACACCACCACCTAAACCTACACCACTACCTAAACCTACACCACCACCTAAACCTACACCACCACCTAAACCTACACCACCACCTAAACCTACACCACCACCTAAACCTACACCACCACCTAAACCTACACCTACTCCTATGCCTACACCTAAACCGACACCTACTCCAGCACCTAGCCC TACTACACAATCTTCTGCTGTGATAAGAAATTGTATCAACAACTGTCCCGTGACACAAGAGTACAACCCTGTGTGTGGCACTGACGGTGTGACATACAACAACATCGGTAAACTGACCTGTGCACAGCGGTGTGGTGTTG ATGTAACACTGTTAAGACAACAACCTTGTCCTAAACCGACAACGAAAACTCCGGTTGTGGATCCCGTGACGCCTACAGAAGCGCCTCCtgt GACTACGAAGTCCCCTATCCTGATAAGAAATTGTATCAACAACTGTCCCGTGACACAAGAGTACAACCCTGTGTGTGGCACTGACGGTGTGACATACAACAACATCGGAAAACTGACCTGTGCGCAGTTGTGTGGTGTTG ATGTCACACTATCGATACGAACACCGTGTCCTCGTAAGCTTGCAATTAGATCTACCTCTCTAGAAATGGAAAAAGATACAGAAACGTTTACAAATGAGCCCGATGT TAGCATTTCGACGGCCAACATGGTGATTATAGACTGTATCCGACATTGTGATGCCACGAAGGAGTATAACCCTGTGTGTGGCACTGACGGAGTCACATACCCTAACTCTGACTTGCTAGACTGTGCTCGTAGATGTGGCATAG ACGTCAACCCGCTTTCGAAAGGACCCTGCTCTTCCATATCAACAATCAGACCATCTGTTCCATTCGAGAATGACAACGATCCAGTATTTCCCACTGCGGAACCTGATGT TAGCAGTTCGACGGCCAATATGGTGATCAGAGACTGTATCGGACATTGTGATGCCACGAAAGAGTACAATCCTGTGTGCGGCACTGACGGAGTCACATACCCTAATCCTAGCTTACTTGTCTGTGCTCAGGAATGTGGCGTGG ACGTCAACCGTCACTCGGAAGGACCCTGCTCTTCCATATCAACAATCAGACCATCTGTTCCATTCGAGAACGACAACGATCCAATAGCTCCCACTGCAGAACCCGATGT caGCAGTTCGACGGCTAATATGGTGATTAGTGACTGTATCCGACATTGTGATGCCACGAAGGAGTACAATCCTGTGTGTGGCACTGACGGGGTCACGTACCCTAATCCTGGCTTGCTTGTCTGTGCTCAGGAATGTGGCGTGG ACGTCAACCGGCACTCGGAAGGACCCTGCTCTTCCATATCAACAATCAGTCCATCTGTTCCATTCGAGAATGACAACGATCCAGTAGCTGCCACTGCTGAACCTAAAGT CAGCAGTTCGACAGCCAACATCGTGATTAGAGATTGCATCCGCTTTTGTGATGCTTCAAAGGAATATAACCCTGTGTGCGGCACTGACGGGGTCACATACTCTAATCCTGACTTGTTAGACTGTGCTCGGAGATGTGGCGTGG ACGTCAGCCTGCAGTCAAAAGGACCTTGTCCTTCCAAATCTACCCTTGAAGAAGAAATAGATTCATTAAAATCAAT TATTTCTAAATTGACATCAGCTGTAGAACTAAGAGAGTGTATCCGCAAGTGTCCCGTGACGTCAGAGTACAACCCTGTGTGTGGCACTGACGGCGTGACGTACAACAATCCTGGTCGACTGCTCTGTGTTAGTTACTGCGGTttag GTGTGAGTGTGAGGGCGCTAGGACCTTGTCCAGTTACGCCACCTATTCCGTCAACACCTGACAC AATTACAAAGTCCCCTGCGGAGATATCTCGATGCATGCGCTACTGTCCCGTGACGTCAGAGTTCAACCCTGTGTGCGGCACTGACGGTGTCACGTACAGTAACCCCGGTCGACTGCTCTGTGCTAGCGACTGCGGTGCGG ttgTGAAGCAGATAGCGCAAGGGCCTTGCCTAGCCAGGCCACCCACTACGCCAATCCCAATCGACGAAGAAAAGGACCCGTCAAAAACCACAAACACACCTGACAT AACTACGAAATCCCCTGCGGAGATATCTCGATGCATGCGCTACTGTCCCGTGACATCAGAGTTCAACCCTGTGTGCGGCACTGACGGTGTCACGTACAGTAACCCCGGTCGACTGCTCTGTGCTAGCGACTGCGGTGCGG ttgTGAAGCAGATAGCGCAAGGGCCTTGCCTAGCCAGGCCACCCACTACGCCAACCCCAATCGAAGAAGAAAAGGACCCTTCAAAAACCACCAACACACCTGACAT AACTACGAAATCCCCTGCGGAGATATCTCGATGCATGCGCTACTGTCCCGTGACGTCAGAGTTCAACCCTGTGTGCGGCACTGACGGTGTCACGTACAGTAACCCCGGTCGACTGCTCTGTGCTAGCGACTGTGGTGCCG ttgTGAAGCAGATAGCGCAAGGGCCTTGCCTAGCCAGGCCACCCACTACGCCAACCCCAATCGAAGAAGAAAAGGACCCTTCAAAAACCACAAACACACCTGACAT AACTACGAAGTCCCCTGCGGAGATATCTCGATGCATGCGCTACTGTCCCGTGACGTCAGAGTTCAACCCTGTGTGCGGCACTGACGGTGTCACGTACAGTAACCCCGGTCGACTGCTCTGTGCTAGCGACTGCGGTGCGG ATGTGAAGCAGAAATCTCGGGGGCCTTGTCTTGCGGTGTTCACGACAACATCGACTATGAAACCTGATGT atGTTACCCTTGTGAGTGA